A stretch of DNA from Gemmatimonadaceae bacterium:
GCAATCGGTGCTCAGCGCCTCCACCAGCCCGGGCAGCCGCACCACCTCGGCAAACAAGCCCTCCGACGGCAGAAAGAGGATCGCGTAGTCGGTGGTGTTGGGCGGATCGATGTATTTGACGCGGATGTCGTCGGCGCACCGGCGCACGGCGGTGCCGAGCGCCTTCTGCGCGCTGGCTACGCCGGCGGCGTCGGCCCGCTCCTGCGCGTCGGTCAACCGCGCGTAGTCCTCGGCCGGGTACTTGCTGTCCACGGGCAGCCACATGCCGCCCCCGCTCGTGCCCGGCGCCGGAATGCGGATGGCGAACTCCACGATCTGATCGCGTACCGGGCTCGGCTTCACGTTGCGCGCGAATTGCTCGGGGGCCAGCAACTGCTCGAGCAGCGCCTGCAACTGCCATTCCCCGAGCGCGCCGCGCGTCTTCACGTTGGTGAGCACGCGCTTGAGATCGCCCACGCCGTCGGCCAGCGCCTGCATCTCGCCCAGCCCGCGCTGCACCTGCTCCAGCCGCTGGTCCAGCGACATCGTCACGCGGGCCAGCGACGAGGCGGTCTCCTCGCGATTGCGCCCCATCTCCTCGCGCACCAGCCGGTCGGCGCGATCGAGCCCGCGTTGCAGTTCGCCCAGCTGCTGCGTGAGCGCCGAGGTGTCGGCGGGGCGGGTGCGGCGCAGCGTGACCGCCACGAGCACCACCGTGGCGGCGAGGAGCACGACGATCGTGACGAGCAGCGCGTTCATGACGGATTCCCCTGGGGCGCGGCGGCGCCGGCACGGACGGTGCGCACGAGGTTAGCGCGCGCGTACTCTCCGCGCGAGATGAAGCCGGCCAGCTCCTCGCGGCCCAGCACCTGGCGCCGGATGGCGCGGTCGCTCCACCCGGCGGCCACTCGGACCTCGATCGCGGCGATCGTCGCCTCGAGCCAGTCGGCCTTGGCGTTGAGCGCGCGCACCGGGTCGTGCACCGGGCCGCGGTGCGCGTCGAACATCCGCGCCGGACGCAGCGCGGCCGCGGCGCGCAGGTCGCGCACCAGCTGGCGCGGGTCCTCCTCCACGTGCATCAGCTTGTCGTGCACGCCCAGCCAGAGATCCGCCGAGAGGAGCGTCTCGCGTTCGGCGTCCCACACGATGCGATGGTCGTGGGCATGGCCCGGGGTGGGGATCGACCGCAGGGCATCGGAGGAGAACGCCTGGAACGCGCCGGTGAACGGACGCGGCTGTCCCCAGGTGTAGCGGCGGTACGCGCGGATGCGATGGCCGGCCCGCAACTCGGCGAGGGTGGCGGCGGTGACGTCCAGCGGAATGCCGGCTGCGGCCAGCAGCGCCACGTTGCC
This window harbors:
- the rmuC gene encoding DNA recombination protein RmuC, which translates into the protein MNALLVTIVVLLAATVVLVAVTLRRTRPADTSALTQQLGELQRGLDRADRLVREEMGRNREETASSLARVTMSLDQRLEQVQRGLGEMQALADGVGDLKRVLTNVKTRGALGEWQLQALLEQLLAPEQFARNVKPSPVRDQIVEFAIRIPAPGTSGGGMWLPVDSKYPAEDYARLTDAQERADAAGVASAQKALGTAVRRCADDIRVKYIDPPNTTDYAILFLPSEGLFAEVVRLPGLVEALSTDCRVMVAGPTTFATLLNCLQMGFRSMALAERSEEVWRLLAAVRGEFGRFTETVSAAQKKLGLAADAVDQIAVRARAMDRKLRDVELPAGGEPPALTS
- a CDS encoding MBL fold metallo-hydrolase; protein product: MIEQERYGDVLRLRMSSRRSRSMGYEVSAYFTRGVLVDCGFPHVARELRALLRELRPVGALLTHGHEDHAGNVALLAAAGIPLDVTAATLAELRAGHRIRAYRRYTWGQPRPFTGAFQAFSSDALRSIPTPGHAHDHRIVWDAERETLLSADLWLGVHDKLMHVEEDPRQLVRDLRAAAALRPARMFDAHRGPVHDPVRALNAKADWLEATIAAIEVRVAAGWSDRAIRRQVLGREELAGFISRGEYARANLVRTVRAGAAAPQGNPS